A single Lactuca sativa cultivar Salinas chromosome 8, Lsat_Salinas_v11, whole genome shotgun sequence DNA region contains:
- the LOC111905907 gene encoding uncharacterized protein LOC111905907, which produces MAALAPGILLKLLNGMNSGVKPTSEYRSSLLQVTDIVPADLDEKDLWPKHGFYIKVSDSSHSIYVSLPFDQDDLVLSNKMQLGQFIYVESLEPGSPVPIAKGAKPLPGRHPFIGTPEPLMGLREKGEKSEQKGVNFNSNTKSCVPRRGSWGTGQKGEDGVCASPMVLKPCPLDFDQCTPVKPRSAIRVNFPMSPSIRGKGGEKDGSFNGNVRASVGGPLLSKMMESPAMRKSCVVNASMMKYTRSKSTVCDRDAKIIRSPFNNTAEKKSTTPPPSLKNTRKFSSSNVDSETKNYSNSKMASQQQDSPYGDSDSSLSFNIPGKLGLLGKEAIQQRETAQKIALQALREASATETLVRSLKNLSSLTKSSKPENPSECFDRFLDFHNQIVQAIAEMTSIKAATTQITSEDTPVLHDIMNNNNSDTNNASKRRAALHKSIAAFSERSDQKPKQLKTPNQKTKVLENDENKNPGSSSLCCSLSNTIKLGMQIETEAGNWFMEFLEKALEKGMKKSDAKKVSQSLILKVINWVEVDQCDSSKRPVHPKATQIARKLRIKMKNP; this is translated from the exons ATGGCAGCATTAGCACCAGGGATCTTGTTGAAGCTTCTGAACGGGATGAATTCCGGGGTAAAACCCACAAGTGAATATCGCAGTTCACTTCTACAGGTAACCGATATCGTTCCAGCCGATCTTGATGAGAAAGACCTATGGCCAAAACATGGTTTCTACATTAAAGTATCAGATTCTTCCCACTCGATTTATGTAAGTTTACCTTTCGATCAAGACGATCTTGTTCTCAGCAACAAAATGCAGCTTGGCCAGTTCATCTATGTCGAAAGTTTAGAACCCGGTTCACCTGTCCCCATAGCCAAAGGTGCTAAACCGCTTCCAGGACGCCACCCTTTTATTGGAACGCCTGAACCACTTATGGGTTTAAGAGAAAAAGGGGAAAAGAGTGAGCAAAAGGGGGTTAATTTCAATTCGAATACTAAATCTTGTGTTCCAAGAAGAGGTTCTTGGGGAACAGGACAAAAAGGTGAAGATGGGGTTTGTGCATCACCGATGGTTTTGAAACCATGTCCTCTTGATTTTGATCAATGTACACCTGTAAAACCGAGGTCTGCAATTAGGGTTAATTTTCCTATGTCGCCATCGATTAGAGGGAAAGGAGGTGAGAAAGATGGGAGCTTTAATGGAAATGTTAGAGCTTCTGTAGGTGGGCCATTGTTGTCGAAGATGATGGAAAGTCCTGCAATGAGAAAAAGCTGTGTGGTTAATGCTTCTATGATGAAGTATACGAGAAGCAAAAGTACAGTTTGTGATAGAGATGCAAAAATTATAAGAAGTCCTTTTAATAATACAGCT GAAAAGAAAAGTACAACTCCACCTCCGAGTTTAAAGAACACAAGAAAATTTTCTAGCTCGAATGTTGATTCAGAGACAAAAAACTATTCCAATTCAAAAATGGCTTCACAACAACAAGACTCTCCATATGGTGATTCAGACTCTAGTTTATCGTTTAATATACCAGGAAAGCTTGGACTTCTGGGAAAG GAAGCCATTCAGCAACGAGAAACAGCTCAAAAGATTGCCCTTCAAGCACTAAGAGAAGCATCCGCAACTGAAACCCTAGTTCGATCTCTCAA GAATCTATCGAGTTTAACTAAATCATCAAAACCCGAAAACCCATCCGAATGTTTTGATCGATTTCTCGATTTCCACAACCAAATCGTTCAAGCCATCGCTGAAATGACATCAATCAAAGCAGCAACAACACAAATCACATCGGAAGACACACCTGTTTTACACGATATCATGAACAACAACAATTCGGATACAAACAACGCTTCAAAACGACGAGCTGCCTTACACAAATCAATCGCAGCATTTTCCGAAAGATCCGATCAAAAGCCGAAGCAATTGAAAACACCAAATCAGAAAACAAAAGTGTTGGAGAATGATGAAAACAAGAACCCTGGATCTTCGTCTTTGTGTTGTAGCTTGAGTAATACGATTAAATTGGGGATGCAGATTGAAACGGAGGCTGGGAATTGGTTTATGGAGTTTTTGGAGAAAGCATTGGAAAAAGGAATGAAGAAATCGGATGCTAAGAAAGTTTCGCAATCGCTTATTTTGAAGGTGATAAATTGGGTTGAAGTTGACCAGTGTGATAGTAGTAAGAGACCTGTGCATCCAAAAGCTACACAAATTGCTAGGAAATTGAGGATTAAAATGAAGAATCCTTGA